One part of the Phragmites australis chromosome 3, lpPhrAust1.1, whole genome shotgun sequence genome encodes these proteins:
- the LOC133912288 gene encoding eukaryotic translation initiation factor 2 subunit alpha homolog, translating to LRHRKLRSLTPHRDIIRRFVHQASSARRRPRSKTQPNPRSAAPASDSNSGGTSPPPAKMPNLECRMYEVRFPEVDAAVMIQVKHIADMGAYVSLLEYNNIEGMILFSELSRRRIRSISSLIKVGRQEPAIVLRVDRDKGYIDLSKRRVSEEEAHACEDRYNKSKLVHSIMRHVAETLDVDLEPLYQRIGWPLYRKYGHAFEAFKLIVADPDAILDVLTYEEKETGPDGQEVVKVVPAVTPEVKDSLVKNIRRRMTPQPLKIRADIEMKCFQFDGVLHIKEAMKKAEAAGNENCPVKIKLVAPPLYVLTTQTLDKEQGISVLTDAVKACTAEIEKHKGKLIVKEPPRAVSEREDKLFLDQIDSLMEQNAEVDGDDDSEEEDKGMGDVDLTNSGVNAY from the exons CTACGACATCGTAAACTCAGAAGTCTCACCCCGCATCGAGATATCATCCGACGATTCGTTCACCAAGCATCATctgcccgccgccgccctcgctCCAAAACCCAACCAAACCCTAGAtccgccgcccccgcctccgACTCCAACTCCGGCGGGACCTCCCCTCCGCCAGCGAAGATGCCGAACCTGGAGTGCCGGATGTACGAGGTGCGGTTCCCCGAGGTGGACGCGGCGGTGATGATCCAGGTGAAGCACATCGCCGACATGGGCGCGTACGTCTCCCTGCTCGAGTACAACAACATCGAGGGCATGATACTCTTCTCCGAGCTCTCCCGCCGCCGCATCCGCTCCATCTCCTCCCTCATCAAGGTCGGCCGCCAGGAGCCCGCCATCGTGCTACGTGTGGACCGCGACAAGGGATACATCGACCTCTCCAAGCGTCGCGTCTCTGAGGAGGAGGCACACGCCTGCGAGGACAGGTACAACAAGTCCAAGCTCGTGCACTCCATCATGCGCCACGTCGCCGAGACGCTCGACGTCGACCTCGAGCCGCTCTACCAGAGGATTGGCTGGCCGCTGTACCGCAAGTACGGCCACGCCTTCGAGGCCTTCAAGCTCATCGTCGCCGATCCCGACGCTATCCTCGACGTGCTCACCTACGAGGAGAAGGAGACCGGCCCAGACGGCCAGGAG GTGGTTAAGGTGGTGCCTGCTGTAACCCCTGAGGTTAAGGATTCTCTGGTGAAGAACataaggaggaggatgacaccACAGCCACTCAAGATCCGTGCTGATATCGAGATGAAATGCTTCCAGTTTGATGGGGTGCTCCACATTAAG GAAGCCATGAAGAAAGCTGAAGCTGCTGGCAATGAGAACTGTCCTGTGAAGATTAAGCTTGTCGCTCCTCCACTCTATGTTCTGACAACACAGACTCTTGACAAG GAGCAAGGCATTTCAGTTCTCACTGATGCAGTCAAAGCTTGTACAGCAGAGATTGAAAAACACAAGGGGAAGTTGATAGTGAAGGAACCTCCAAGAGCT GTGAgcgagcgggaagataagctgtTCCTTGACCAGATAGATTCCCTGATGGAGCAAAATGCAGAggttgatggtgatgatgacaGTGAAGAGGAAGATAAAGGAATGGGTGATGTCGACCTTACAAATTCCGGTGTCAATGCGTATTAA
- the LOC133912289 gene encoding mitochondrial import inner membrane translocase subunit TIM22-4-like, whose product MASPEPSAAGAGPGGEPTSQAAAVEPIRMPTVEEIKGQDIWNNCAVRSVVSGVMGGGLGVLMGLFFGALDNPITAEEMSARQQIVYTAKQMGRRSISNAKTFAVMGLIFSAAECCIEKARAKHDTTNTAVAGCVTGGTLAVKGGPKAICVGCVGFSAFSVAIEKFFDRHT is encoded by the exons ATGGCCTCGCCGGAGCCATCCGCGGCGGGTGCCGGCCCCGGGGGCGAGCCGACGagccaggcggcggcggtggaacCGATCCGAATGCCGACGGTGGAGGAGATCAAGGGGCAGGACATCTGGAACAATTGCGCCGTCCGCAGCGTCGTCAGTGGCGTCATGG GAGGTGGTCTTGGTGTACTTATGGGACTATTCTTTGGAGCTTTGGACAATCCAATAACAGCAGAAGAGATGAGTGCAAGGCAACAAATAGTATATACGGCAAAACAGATGGGCAGGAGAAGCATAAGCAATGCCAAAACCTTTGCAGTCATGGGGCTCATTTTCTCTGCAGCTGAATGTTGCATAGAGAAG GCTCGGGCGAAGCATGACACCACCAATACAGCGGTAGCTGGCTGTGTCACAGGAGGAACTTTAGCTGTAAAAG GTGGCCCTAAAGCTATATGTGTTGGATGTGTGGGTTTTTCTGCCTTCTCAGTCGCGATCGAGAAGTTCTTTGATCGGCATACTTGA